Below is a window of Thermodesulfomicrobium sp. WS DNA.
TGCGCAGAAGCACATCGAGGTCTTGGTTGGCATCCATGTCCACGGCAAAGCAAAGCGAGTGCCAGGAGGTGAAGGTATCGGTGGCGTCAGGAGCGATGCTGGAGACGGATATTTTTTTACAAAAATGAATAAATTTATGCGGCGTGTTGCGGGAAGTGGGGTGTTCCGGCCGACCAAGAGGGCGAGACGGACAGGAAAAGACACGTGGCGCACGCAGGCCTCCGTGACGTTGGGTGCGCCGATGCTGCCGCAGGGCGGTGGTGGTTTGGTGGCGGCAAGATGTCGGGGTGGTTACCGGCGTCCTGTGTGCTCCAGGCGTTTTTCCCAGAGCGCCGCTGCCGCGAGGGCGAGGAGCATGGCAAAGCCCACGGCCAGCACGCCGTTCCAGGCCGCGTGCTGCCACGCCCAGCCCATGACCGTGATGCCGCAGCTTCCTCCCAGGTAATACCAGAGGATGTACAAGGAATTGGCCCGGCCGCGGCTTTCGGTGAGGCTGCGGTTCATGGCCCCTACCGCCGCGGTGTGCACGGCGAAAAAGCCGGCGCACAGCAGGCAGAGTCCCAAAACCACTGCCGCCATCCATGGGGCGCGGGAGATGCCAAGGCCAAGGCCCATGAGCCCGAGGCCAAGGAGCATGGTGAAGCCATTGCCGCGGCGGTTACTGATGCGCCCCGAGGCCGGGGCCACCACCACGCCGATGAGGTAGGTGAAATAGACGGTGGTGATGGTGTTGGTGGATGCGGAAAACGGCGGGGCCGCCAGGTAGTAGGGGAGGTAGTTGAAGGTGGCGCCGTAGATGAAAAGGGAGCCGAAGCCTACGAGAAAGAGCGGCAGGAGCCGGGCGGAGGTCGCAAGCTCGCGGTATCCGGGCCCGGAAGCCGTGTGGGCCTTCGTGCGGTTTTCCGGCGGCAAAACCATGAGGGCCGCGGCGGTGGTCACGAAGACGAGCAGTGCGGACGTTACGAAGGCATAGCGCCAATGCAGGGGCGGATGGATCCAGCCGCCCAGAAGACGGCCGCCCAAGCCCCCGGCCACCGTGGCGGCCACGTAGGCGCCCATGACGGTATTGAGGCGCTCCACCGGAAGCGTCCGGGCGAGATAGGCGGCAAGGCAGGTGGTGAGGGCCGGGATGAACAGTCCTTGGAGAAAGCGCAGGGCAAGAAAGAGCGGCATGGAATGCACCGCGGCGCAGGCAAGACCGGACCCGGCGACGAAGACGCACCCCAAGGTGATGAGCGGCTTGATGGGCAGGGAGTCGGCCAGGCGGCCGAAGACCAGAGTGGACAGCGCCACCCCCAGGATGACCATGGAGACGCTTTGGGATGCCTGGGTGAGGGAAACGCCGAACTCCGCCTGCAGGATGGGGAGCACGGGCTGCACCAGGTAGATGGTCGTGAAGCAGGCCGAGACCTGGGCGAAGATGGCAAGCTGCAGCAGCCGAGCGTTCATGGCCGGCGCTTGGCCTTGATGCTGGAAATGACCCCGGCAGCGAGAATGGCCAGGCTGGCCAGGGCAGTGGATACTTCGCCTCCGGGCAGATGATGGCCTGCGGCGGAGGCAAACATCACCACCACCAAAAAGACGATGGCCCAGAAGGCCGCGGGCTCCAGGTACACAAACTCTTCCAATGTCCCCCGGTCCACGAGATAGACGGTCATGGAGCGCACGAAGAGGGCGCCGATGCCAAGGCCCAAGGCGATGAGCCAGAACTTGTTGGTGATGGCAAAGGCCGCCACCACGCCGTCAAAAGAAAAGCTGCTATCCAGAATCTCCAGATACACGAAGCCGATGAGGCCGTTTTTGGCCGCAGCCTCGAGGATGTCGCTGCCGCCCACCAGGTGCTTGAGTATGTCGATGAGGGCGTGCACGGCAAACCCCGCCAGGGCGCTCACGAGAAACGGGTACTTGTCGCTCGCGGGGATAACCGAGGTTACAGCCAGGACCACGCCGATGGCCAGGGAGGCGGCGGCGTTTTCTCCACTGCCGGCGCGGACAAGCAGCTGTTCCACCCAGGCGATCCAGTGGGTCTTTTTGTTTTCGTTGAGAAAGTAGGTGAGGGCCACCATGAGGAGAAACATGCCGCCGAATCCCATGACGCGCACGTGGCTTTCCTCCATGAGGGCCTGATAGCGCTCAGGCTGCGTGGTGGCGATGGTCCAGGCATCGGCCAGGGGCACGTGTCCCACCACCGAGGTGATGAGGACAGGAAAGAGGATACGCATGCCGAACACCGCCACGGCGATGCCTGCAGTGAGGAACACCACCCGCCACACCGGCCGCATGACCCGCAATACCGCAGCGTTGACCACGGCGTTGTCCAAGGACACCGAGGTCTCCAGGCAGGCCAGCAGCGTCGTGGTCACGAGATAGGCCACGGCCTCCGGCAGGCCGCCGGCCTGGTATCCCAGCCCAAAGGCGATCCCCAGACCGAGCATCGTGCCGGCGAAGGACTCCCAAAAAAAGCTCAACCAATGGCGTTGGGCCATGACAACCTCACCGAGAATAGGTGCGGGAGAGGTGCATGACGAGCATGCGGCCGTTCGTCAAGGAAATGGTGGCGCAGGTCCCCAGGGCCACGTTGCTCACCCCCCGGGGGCTTCCCAGGGGGAGCGTGGCTTGGGAGAGGGGATAGGCCAGCCCCGTGAGGGTCACGCCGTGGGCGTCCGTCAAGGGGATGAGGCTTACGGTGTCTTCGGGCATGGTCTGGAGGGTGAGCTGGGGGCGGCGGTGGTCCACCAGGAAGATGCTGCATGTTTGATGGAGGATACGGGCCGGGCATGGGGCCTGAGCGAGCAGCAGCATGTTGGCCCATTCGTGATCCCGGCGTCCACCCAGGGCGCCGAGGATGGTGATCTCCGTTGCCGAGTCCGCGGCGCGCAGGGCAAGTTCCAGGTCGGTCTCATCTTTGTGACGGGGATGGATGTGCATGGGCACGCTTTGGGCGTGCAACTCTTCCATGGTCTCGGTGGAAATGGAATCCATGTCGCCCACCACCAAATGCGGGATGCGTCCGGCCATGAGCACGTGCTGGGCGCCGCCGTCTGCGGCGATGATGCGGTCTGCCCGGGCCAGGGCTGCTTCTTCGAGCGGGGTGTGGGCGAAATGCCCATGGGCCATGAGGACGATATGCATTGCCGTTTCATGCTCCTTGGACTAGAGGGTGCCAAAAGACCAATACTGGCAGTGGGCTCTTCCGACAATCAGAAGATGGAGCGGCGCCATGGGAAACTCTTCGGTTTTGGTAGTGGATGATAGCCCCATGTTCCTTCAGGTGGTCACGCGGCGGCTCGCTGAGGAGGTGGATGCCGAGGTGGTGGCGGCGGTAAGCCTGCGTGCAGCCCAGACCGCCATGGCAGAGCGCCGGTTCGACGTGGCCTTGCTCGATCTCAATCTCCCCGATGCTCCGGGCGGAGAAGTGGTGGACCTCGCCTTGGCGCACCATATCCCGGCCATCGTCTTTGCCGGGGACTGCTCGGAGCAGACGCGCTCGCGTTTGTGGGCCAAGCGCATCGTGGACTACGTCGTCAAAGAAGGAGAGGAGAGTTTGAACTATGCGGTGCGCTTGGTGCGGCGTATCTTGCGCAACCGCCAAGTCGCGGTGCTCGTGGTCGATGACTCGGCGACGGTGCGGCACATGCTGGCGGAGATGCTTGCGGTGCACTGCTTTACCGTGCTGGAGGCGGCAGACGGCAGCGAGGGGCTGCGCCTTTTGGCCGAGCACCCCAACGT
It encodes the following:
- a CDS encoding MFS transporter; protein product: MNARLLQLAIFAQVSACFTTIYLVQPVLPILQAEFGVSLTQASQSVSMVILGVALSTLVFGRLADSLPIKPLITLGCVFVAGSGLACAAVHSMPLFLALRFLQGLFIPALTTCLAAYLARTLPVERLNTVMGAYVAATVAGGLGGRLLGGWIHPPLHWRYAFVTSALLVFVTTAAALMVLPPENRTKAHTASGPGYRELATSARLLPLFLVGFGSLFIYGATFNYLPYYLAAPPFSASTNTITTVYFTYLIGVVVAPASGRISNRRGNGFTMLLGLGLMGLGLGISRAPWMAAVVLGLCLLCAGFFAVHTAAVGAMNRSLTESRGRANSLYILWYYLGGSCGITVMGWAWQHAAWNGVLAVGFAMLLALAAAALWEKRLEHTGRR
- a CDS encoding DUF475 domain-containing protein — its product is MAQRHWLSFFWESFAGTMLGLGIAFGLGYQAGGLPEAVAYLVTTTLLACLETSVSLDNAVVNAAVLRVMRPVWRVVFLTAGIAVAVFGMRILFPVLITSVVGHVPLADAWTIATTQPERYQALMEESHVRVMGFGGMFLLMVALTYFLNENKKTHWIAWVEQLLVRAGSGENAAASLAIGVVLAVTSVIPASDKYPFLVSALAGFAVHALIDILKHLVGGSDILEAAAKNGLIGFVYLEILDSSFSFDGVVAAFAITNKFWLIALGLGIGALFVRSMTVYLVDRGTLEEFVYLEPAAFWAIVFLVVVMFASAAGHHLPGGEVSTALASLAILAAGVISSIKAKRRP
- a CDS encoding thiamine diphosphokinase, which codes for MHIVLMAHGHFAHTPLEEAALARADRIIAADGGAQHVLMAGRIPHLVVGDMDSISTETMEELHAQSVPMHIHPRHKDETDLELALRAADSATEITILGALGGRRDHEWANMLLLAQAPCPARILHQTCSIFLVDHRRPQLTLQTMPEDTVSLIPLTDAHGVTLTGLAYPLSQATLPLGSPRGVSNVALGTCATISLTNGRMLVMHLSRTYSR